The genomic DNA CACATTGAGACTTCTTGCAACTCCCTCAGCAGTGTTGGCCGAACGCGGAAAGCGTGTTGTGCGTCGGTTGCGTCGCCAGGTTTCGCGTGAGGTGGTTCTTACCCTAGAGGAGGGGGTGTCGCAGGTAGGTGGGGGAGCACTTCCGTTGCTGGAACTGCCAACCACCCTGCTGGCGGTGGAAGCTTCCCCCCTCTCGGCGCGGGAAGTCGAGGCTTTCCTCCGGGGGGCTAGGGTTCCCATAATAGGCCGCATCCAGCGGGGTAAGTTCCTCCTGGATCTTCGCACAATACTCGATGACGATGTGGCACCCCTCATGACCGGCCTTTCTGCACTTGCCGTTCGGGCATCCTCTTCGGCTACGTGATATCCGTCACGTCCCTTTCCTTCAAAACAGCTTTTTAACTTTTTTTCAGGAACTCCTTTTTTTCATTGACCCGGTGTGGAACCGGCAATTATTATCTGACGATTCATTTCAGGGCAGACCTGGCGGGTTTTTGCGCGCGGGCTGGCACTGTTTCAGGGGGCTGTGCACAATGAAAGTCATTGCAGTCGTCCCGGCAGCCGGCATGGGGAAACGTATGGGCGCCGGATTCAATAAGCAGTATCTGCAGCTGTCGGGAAAGCCGATCCTGGCTCACACACTGACAGCCATGCAAAACGCCCGTATTATAGATACAATATACCTCGTTATTCCAGCGGAAGAGATTTCCTATTGCCGGGAGCAGGTGGTGGAACGGTATGCCCTCGACAAGGTACGGGAGATAGTCCCGGGGGGGGCGGAGCGGCAGCATTCGGTTCTGAACGGACTTCGGGCAATTTCGGGTGCTGCCGATGACGATGTGATACTCATTCATGACGGGGTTCGGCCCTTTGTGCCGCTCCGCGTGATCGAGGAGGCGGTTTCGGTTGCTGCTAAGCATGACGGTGCACTCGTCGCGGTTCCGGCAAAGGACACCATCAAGGTAGTCGTGAAGGGGGTTGTGCGTGAGACCCCGCCGCGGGAAACACTCTGGCTCGCTCAGACCCCCCAGGCATTCCGGTACCGAATAATACGGGCAGCCCACGAAACGGCGGCCGCCGAAGGATTTCTCGGGACCGACGACGCTTCCCTTGTCGAGCGGGCAGGCGGGGCTGTCCACGTGGTTCTGGGTGACTATCGAAACATCAAGATCACTACTCCGGAGGACATGCGTCTGGCCGAGGCCTTTCTCGATGAACTTCGGGTGCAACATGAATGCGCAGGGGGAGCTGGCATATGCGAATAGGTCACGGCTACGACGTTCACCGCCTGGTGGAGGGTCGAAAGCTGATCCTCGGTGGGGTAGACATACCGCATGAAACTGGACTGCTGGGGCATTCCGATGCTGATGTGCTGTTGCATGCCATTGCCGACGCCATTCTGGGAGCAATAGGAGAGGGAGACATAGGAAAGCATTTCCCCGATACCGATCCTGCGTATAAGGGGGCTGACAGCCTGAAGCTTCTTTCCCACGTCATGGGGCTCGCCCGGGAGCGCGGGTACAGCGTGGGAAATGTTGATGCGACTATAGTGGCCCAACGCCCGAAGCTGGCGCCCCACATTCCTGCCATGCGCCAGAATATCGCCACCGCCCTGGATACCACTGAAACCAGGATCAATGTAAAGGCCACAACCACCGAGGAGCTTGGCTTCGCCGGGCGCAAGGAAGGAATAGCTTCTTACGCCGTTGCCCTCATGGAAGAGCGGCACGAGCTCCATGACAGCCGCGGGAGCCGGTGAGCCCTTGGCCGCAGCTGCCGTGGCGAATTCCACTACTGCCGGAGGCACCGACACAATGAACAGTCCCACTGAGACCGATAAAGGCACCAGCACCGGTTTTCTTCGCAACATCATCGAAGAAGATCTGCGTGCAGGAAAACATGCATCCGTAGTTACGCGTTTTCCGCCGGAGCCCAACGGATATCTCCATATCGGACATGCCAAATCAATCTGCATCAATTTCGGTCTTGCCCGCGATTTCGGCGGACGTTGTCACCTGCGCTTCGACGATACCAATCCGGTCAAGGAAGAGGAAGAGTACGCTGAATCCATAAAGGAGAGCGTACACTGGCTCGGGTTCGACTGGGGTGAGCACCTCTACTATGCTTCGGATTACTTCGAGCAGCTCTACCGCTGGGCAGAACAGCTCATTACCCAGGGGGACGCCTATGTAGACGATCTCTCTGCGGAGGAGATCAGGGAGTACCGCGGCACCCTCACGGAGCCGGGGCGGGAAAGTCCTCATCGCAACCGTTCCGCTGAGGAAAATCTTTCGCTGTTCCGCAGGATGCGCAGCGGCGAGTTCAAGGACGGATCCCGGGTCCTTCGCGCAAGAATCGACATGGCATCTCCGAATCTGAATATGCGCGATCCGGTGATGTATCGCATTCTGCATGCCCCACATCCTCACACTGGGGACGCCTGGTGCATCTATCCCATGTATGACTTCGCCCACGGTCAGTCCGATTCCATAGAAGGAATAACACACTCGATCTGTACGCTGGAGTTCGAAGATCACCGTCCACTTTACGAGTGGTTCCTCGACAGGCTCGGCATCTACCATCCCCGACAGTACGAATTTGCACGCCTCAATCTCACCTATACCGTGATGAGCAAGAGAAAGCTTCTGCAGCTTGTTCAGGACGGGGATGTCCGGGGGTGGGACGATCCCCGCATGCCGACCCTCGTGGGGTTTCGGCGGCGGGGTTATACGCCGCAGTCCATCCGTAACTTCTGCGAGCGTATAGGGGTTGGAAAGAGCGACAGCTGGATCGATATGAGCATTCTCGAGGAGAGCGTCCGGGAGGACCTGAATGTACGTGCTCCGCGGGCAATGGCGGTCCTGCGCCCTGTGAGGCTTGTGATCGAGAACTATCCCGAGGACCGTAACGAGGAGTTCCTGGTGGCCAACCACCCGCAAGACCCCGAGATGGGGACGCGACAGATCCCGTTCTGCCGCGAGCTCTACATAGAGCGGGACGACTTCATGGAGGAGCCGCCTAAGGGCTTCCACCGTCTGGCTCCAGGCAGGGAGGTACGGCTGCGTTACGCCTACATCGTAACGTGCACTGGTGTGGTGAAGGATGCAGCAGGGAACGTGACGGAAATCAGGTGCACGTACGATCCCGACACCAACACGGGCGGTCCTGCAGCGGGACGGAAGGTAAAGGGGATAATCCACTGGGTTTCCGCGCGTCACGGATTCAATGCAGAGATCCGTCTTTACGACCGCCTGATCAGCGTTCCGAATCCTTCCGGGGATGATTGGAAGCGGCAGCTCAACCCGGAGTCGATGGAAATACTTTCCGACAGCGTTCTTGAACCTGCACTTCGGAGCGCAGAGCCGGAGGCCGTATTCCAGTTCGAGCGGCAGGGATACTTTTGCGCCGACAGACGTGATTCAGCCCCGGGAATGCCCGTTTTCAACAGGACCGTCACGCTGCGCGACTCCTGGAAAAAGGCTGAGGAGGCGAAGTAGCGCTATAAAACGATGCCGCTGCACATTCTCCTCATAAGCACCGACCAGGCATTTACCCATTCGATCACCGATCTGCTTGCAGATGACGGACATACAGTCGTCTCATTGCCCCCGGCCGGCCGGCACTTTAAGATCGATACTCCCGCCCCTGATGTGATCGTCTGCGATCTTCCGGGAGACGGGGGACAGGTAATCGAAACGGTTACTCGCCTGCAAAAGGGGAGAGAGACGCGACATGTGCCTATCATAGCGGTTTCTTCTTTTCCCGAGTACGAGTTTGAGCTGCACCAGACTTTCGACTTTCTCACCAAACCGGTAGATTTTCTAAGGCTGCGGGGGGATCTTGCCACGATCGAACGTGGCGCGCGGCAGATGGCGCCGCAGGTGGAGGAGGATTTTTCGGACGAGGCATTCCGGCTTTTCGTCGATTACCTCGTCACACACAGTGGTCTCAGGTTCGAACGACGCAACGCCAGGTTCCTGGCGCGGGGCATCATTGCCCGCATGAACGTTCTACAATCCGGTTCCTACCGGGACTATTACAACTACCTGAGCAGGTACGGAGAGACGCGTCAGGAACTGCAGAAGCTCCTCCAACTCCTGACGGTCGGAGAGACTTATTTCTTCCGGTACCGGGCACATTTCGAGGTGCTCGGCCGCCTCCTGAAAAAGGAGTTCGTAGGGGCTCCGGAGAAGAAGTTGCGGATATGGTCGGCGGGATGTTCCACCGGGGAAGAACCCTACTCCATCGCTATGACCATTATGGATCTGTTCCCGGACTGGCGATCCCGGGACATCGAAATACTTGCCACGGATATCAACAGGCGGGCACTGAAAAAGGCTGCGGAAGGTATATACCGTCCCTGGGCTATGCGTGCCACGGACCAACGTCATCAGAAGAGGTATTTCGATCAGCAGGACGACCATTACCGGATAAAGGATGATGTAAAGAGGCTTGTCCGGCTTTTTCCCCTTAACCTTCAGACAGGTCCTTACCCTTCGAAGAATGAAGGGCTTGCTGAGGTGGACATCATCTTTTGCAGGAATGTCCTTATCTATTTCGATCTGGAGTCGATGAGAAGGGTGGTCGAAAACTTCGCGGAGACCCTGCATCCGGGTGGATATCTGTTCCTCGGGCATGCGGAGACCCTTGCCTTTCTTTCTTCCCGTTTCGAACGCCACTCTTCGGGAGGAGGCTTCTACTATCGGAAGCGGGGAATGCCTCAGGCTGCTGAGGTAAAGGAGCGGCGGCCGGTCAGGGAACGACGGTCCATTTCTCCCGTGCCCCTTCTGCCCCTTCAACGCTCCACAGTAATCCAAAGGGAAGTGCCTCCGGCTTTGCTACAGCCCGCTGAGCCCGACTTGGAGGCCCTTTACACACAGGCGCGCCGGCTTTTCGATGAGGAAAATTTTACTGCTGCGGGGCTTCTGGTAGAGCGCATCCTCGAAAAGGCGCCGCGCGAACCGCGGGCGTTAGTATTGCGCGGTTTTGTCCTCGCCAACAGGGGGCAGACCGAAGAATCTCTGGAAGTCTGCCGGAAAGTACAGGCACTCGATGATCTTCTCCCGGACGGGTATCTCCTCCGGGGCCTCCTTTTCGAGATGCTTGACAAGCCGGAGGAGGCGATGGCCGAGTATAGGAAGGCGATCCTGCTCGCCGGAGATTTCATGATGCCGCATTACTGCCTCGGGCGGCTCCTGCTGCGCCTCGGCCGGAAAAAGGACGGCATGCGCGAACTTCGCAACTGCTGTACCATCCTGGAACGGAGTGCCGATGACGGGGCCGTGCCGTACGCCGGGGGGGCGAGCCGCGGCGTCCTTCTCGCAAAGCTGAGGCAGGAACTGGCGGTGGAGGAGCGATAGGCGCTTCAGTCTGATCCTTGTCTGGAAAAAGTCGGAATACCGAGGTGTGCATGAGCGAAGGCGAAAAGACCGGTTACGACATCAACACTGTCCTGTGCGAGATGAGGGAGAAATACTGGGAGGCTTTGAGCGAGGTCGAAGAGGCTCCGGAAGAGCATCTTGAATGCGTGACCTTCGAGCTCGGCGGGGAGAGTTATGCGTTCGAGACGCCCCATGCCGCAGAAGTCATTCGTATTCCGCGGCTAGTGAAGGTCCCCCGGGTTCAGGAGCAGATCACAGGTGTATTCAACCTTCGAGGTGAAATAACCGCAGCCATAGATATTCGGCCAATGCTGGGACTGCCGCAGCTTCCTCTCGGGAAACGGGGCCGAATCATAATCGTGAAGGGGGAGATGTTCAACACGGGCCTCATCGTCGAAGCGGTGAGAGACGTAATGCCTCTTCCCCTTGCTGCGCTGGAGCCTGTGGTGCAGTCCCTTTCAGAGGGACAGCGCGAATTCATCCGCGGCCAGTTCAATATGGAGGGCGTCAGGGTGATGCTGCTCGATGTCAGAAAGCTGCTGGCTTCGCCGCAGATAATGGTTACAGGGGAGTAGCCCAGGCCGACATTATGGAGGGAGAGCCATGTTCAACAAGCTGTCGATAAAGATCGCCGCCATCCTCATTCTCGTGATGGTCGTCATCATGTCCATCTTCACCGTCTATTTCGTCCGATCGAGAACGGCGGTAATGGAGGAGGAACTCCTTTCGAAGGGGCGGATCGAGGCCATGGCCGGAGCCAAGATGATGGAGCGGATCCTGGAGGACGCCGTTACCGACGGCACCCTGACCATGGATGACGTTTTTGATGAGAAATACCAGCCGATTCCGAATACGGACCCAGCGAAATATCATACGAAGTACGACCGTTTTCTCGACAGCAAGATTCAGGAACTCGAGGACGAGTTCCTGAAGGATGACCAGGTTGTTTTTGCCGTACTCGTTGATCGCAACGGGTACCTCCCGACCCACAACTCCATATATTCCAAGCCTCTCACTGGAGACCTGGAGAAGGATCGGATGGGTAACCGCACAAAGCGGCTTTTCAACGACGAAGTTGGACTGAAGGCGGCCAAGAACCAGCAGGATTTGCTGAAGCAGGTATACAGGCGCGACACGGGGGAGCTGATGTGGGACATATCGGCTCCGGTCTTTGTGCATGGTAAGCACTGGGGGGGCTTCCGCATCGGTTTTTCTATGGAGAAGACCGAGAAGAAGATTGCCGCACTAAGAACTGAAATTCTCGTTTCGATGCTGATCCTGCTCCTAATTTCCAGCGCCACCATCGTACTCGTGGTCACCTTCTCCGTGCGTCCGCTACTGCGGCTTACGGAAACGGCCAGACGGATCGCGGAGGGGAACCTGGATGAGGAAATTCCGGTGGAGACCAATGATGAAATAGGAACCCTTGCCGAAGCTTTCAACAAGATGACCACTGTCATCGTGAAAAATCTTAGGGGGGAGATCGTCAAAAGCAATCATATGATAGCTTCGATAAAGGAGGCGATCATACAGCTGTCGAGCTCGACCAACGAAATGATGGCGATCTCGGCCCAGCAGTCTTCGGGCGCCACCCAGCAGGCTACTGCTGTCCAGGAGGTCACCACCACTTCGGAGGAAATCGCTATCACCGCGAAGCAGATCACCGACAATGCTAAATCGGTGGAGTCTCTGGCGGAGGCGACCAGCAAGAGCTGCACCGACGGCACAAGCGATGTCGCCAATGCCATAGGTGGAATGCAGAGGCTCCGGACAGAAGTTGAGGGCATTGCCGCAAGCATGCTTCAACTAGCGGACAACAGCCAGAAAATAGGCGGAATAGTCGAGATCATCGACGAAATAAGCGACCAGACGAACCTTCTTGCTCTGAATGCCGCCATAGAGGCTGCTGGAGCCGGCGAAGCGGGAAAACGTTTCGCCATCGTGGCCCAGGAGGTGAAACGGCTCGCGGAGCGGACGGTTGATGCCACCCAACAGATAAAGGGACTTATCGAGGAAATCCAGAAAGCTACCAACCGGACGATCATGGTGACGGAGGAGGGGACAAAAGGAGTCGATCATGCCAGCAGCCTTGTAGATGAGGTGCAGCAGTCCTTCTCCAAGATTATCGGAATGGTGGATGAAACTGCCAGGGCGGCAAAAGAGATTACCCTCTCGACCCAGCAGCAGACTTCGGCGTGTGAGCAGATGGCAGAAACCATGGGGGATGTGCGGGATGTGGCGCAGCAGGTTGCAACCAGCGCCCGTGAAACCGAGCGGACCATAGGCGAGATAATGGAGCAGATCGAGAAGCTGAAGGAACTGAGCGACGAGAAGGTATAACAATCGTGGATCCCAAATATCTCGACATCTTTCTCAAGGAGGCTGAGGAGCATCTTTCGATGCTTCAGAAGGGGCTTCTCGTCCTGGAGAAAGAGCCGGAGAACGTCGACCTGATTCACGGTCTGTTGCGCAACGCCCATACCCTCAAAGGTTCTGCCAGGATGATGGGCCTTGACAGCATCAGTGCAGTCGCCCATCGCATGGAAGACCTGCTAAAGGAAGTGGAGGAGGGGGAGCGCAGCGTCGATTCCTCGGTTGTCGATCTACTCCTTCGGGGAACCGACGCCGTCACACACCTTACCCGAGGGCTGGCAGCCGGCGAGTACCCGGAGATCGACGTCGATGAGGTATTTGCCTCTTCCCGAGCGGGTGGGATATCTCTCCAGGATATCCCACGGCAGGAAGGGCTTGCCGAAGCGGACACTGTCCGTGCCAGAGTCAAGACCCTCGACAG from Geobacter sp. DSM 9736 includes the following:
- the ispD gene encoding 2-C-methyl-D-erythritol 4-phosphate cytidylyltransferase, whose amino-acid sequence is MKVIAVVPAAGMGKRMGAGFNKQYLQLSGKPILAHTLTAMQNARIIDTIYLVIPAEEISYCREQVVERYALDKVREIVPGGAERQHSVLNGLRAISGAADDDVILIHDGVRPFVPLRVIEEAVSVAAKHDGALVAVPAKDTIKVVVKGVVRETPPRETLWLAQTPQAFRYRIIRAAHETAAAEGFLGTDDASLVERAGGAVHVVLGDYRNIKITTPEDMRLAEAFLDELRVQHECAGGAGICE
- the ispF gene encoding 2-C-methyl-D-erythritol 2,4-cyclodiphosphate synthase, which codes for MRIGHGYDVHRLVEGRKLILGGVDIPHETGLLGHSDADVLLHAIADAILGAIGEGDIGKHFPDTDPAYKGADSLKLLSHVMGLARERGYSVGNVDATIVAQRPKLAPHIPAMRQNIATALDTTETRINVKATTTEELGFAGRKEGIASYAVALMEERHELHDSRGSR
- a CDS encoding glutamine--tRNA ligase/YqeY domain fusion protein — protein: MNSPTETDKGTSTGFLRNIIEEDLRAGKHASVVTRFPPEPNGYLHIGHAKSICINFGLARDFGGRCHLRFDDTNPVKEEEEYAESIKESVHWLGFDWGEHLYYASDYFEQLYRWAEQLITQGDAYVDDLSAEEIREYRGTLTEPGRESPHRNRSAEENLSLFRRMRSGEFKDGSRVLRARIDMASPNLNMRDPVMYRILHAPHPHTGDAWCIYPMYDFAHGQSDSIEGITHSICTLEFEDHRPLYEWFLDRLGIYHPRQYEFARLNLTYTVMSKRKLLQLVQDGDVRGWDDPRMPTLVGFRRRGYTPQSIRNFCERIGVGKSDSWIDMSILEESVREDLNVRAPRAMAVLRPVRLVIENYPEDRNEEFLVANHPQDPEMGTRQIPFCRELYIERDDFMEEPPKGFHRLAPGREVRLRYAYIVTCTGVVKDAAGNVTEIRCTYDPDTNTGGPAAGRKVKGIIHWVSARHGFNAEIRLYDRLISVPNPSGDDWKRQLNPESMEILSDSVLEPALRSAEPEAVFQFERQGYFCADRRDSAPGMPVFNRTVTLRDSWKKAEEAK
- a CDS encoding CheR family methyltransferase — protein: MPLHILLISTDQAFTHSITDLLADDGHTVVSLPPAGRHFKIDTPAPDVIVCDLPGDGGQVIETVTRLQKGRETRHVPIIAVSSFPEYEFELHQTFDFLTKPVDFLRLRGDLATIERGARQMAPQVEEDFSDEAFRLFVDYLVTHSGLRFERRNARFLARGIIARMNVLQSGSYRDYYNYLSRYGETRQELQKLLQLLTVGETYFFRYRAHFEVLGRLLKKEFVGAPEKKLRIWSAGCSTGEEPYSIAMTIMDLFPDWRSRDIEILATDINRRALKKAAEGIYRPWAMRATDQRHQKRYFDQQDDHYRIKDDVKRLVRLFPLNLQTGPYPSKNEGLAEVDIIFCRNVLIYFDLESMRRVVENFAETLHPGGYLFLGHAETLAFLSSRFERHSSGGGFYYRKRGMPQAAEVKERRPVRERRSISPVPLLPLQRSTVIQREVPPALLQPAEPDLEALYTQARRLFDEENFTAAGLLVERILEKAPREPRALVLRGFVLANRGQTEESLEVCRKVQALDDLLPDGYLLRGLLFEMLDKPEEAMAEYRKAILLAGDFMMPHYCLGRLLLRLGRKKDGMRELRNCCTILERSADDGAVPYAGGASRGVLLAKLRQELAVEER
- a CDS encoding chemotaxis protein CheW, whose product is MSEGEKTGYDINTVLCEMREKYWEALSEVEEAPEEHLECVTFELGGESYAFETPHAAEVIRIPRLVKVPRVQEQITGVFNLRGEITAAIDIRPMLGLPQLPLGKRGRIIIVKGEMFNTGLIVEAVRDVMPLPLAALEPVVQSLSEGQREFIRGQFNMEGVRVMLLDVRKLLASPQIMVTGE
- a CDS encoding methyl-accepting chemotaxis protein, giving the protein MFNKLSIKIAAILILVMVVIMSIFTVYFVRSRTAVMEEELLSKGRIEAMAGAKMMERILEDAVTDGTLTMDDVFDEKYQPIPNTDPAKYHTKYDRFLDSKIQELEDEFLKDDQVVFAVLVDRNGYLPTHNSIYSKPLTGDLEKDRMGNRTKRLFNDEVGLKAAKNQQDLLKQVYRRDTGELMWDISAPVFVHGKHWGGFRIGFSMEKTEKKIAALRTEILVSMLILLLISSATIVLVVTFSVRPLLRLTETARRIAEGNLDEEIPVETNDEIGTLAEAFNKMTTVIVKNLRGEIVKSNHMIASIKEAIIQLSSSTNEMMAISAQQSSGATQQATAVQEVTTTSEEIAITAKQITDNAKSVESLAEATSKSCTDGTSDVANAIGGMQRLRTEVEGIAASMLQLADNSQKIGGIVEIIDEISDQTNLLALNAAIEAAGAGEAGKRFAIVAQEVKRLAERTVDATQQIKGLIEEIQKATNRTIMVTEEGTKGVDHASSLVDEVQQSFSKIIGMVDETARAAKEITLSTQQQTSACEQMAETMGDVRDVAQQVATSARETERTIGEIMEQIEKLKELSDEKV